A region of Onychomys torridus chromosome 10, mOncTor1.1, whole genome shotgun sequence DNA encodes the following proteins:
- the LOC118592216 gene encoding translation machinery-associated protein 7-like, giving the protein MSGREGGKKKPLKQPKAMDEEDKAFKQKQKEKKLEELKAKAVGKAPLATGGIKKSGKKETLE; this is encoded by the exons ATGTCAGGCCGCGAAGGTGGCAAAAAGAAGCCCCTAAAACAGCCCAAGGCGATGGACGAGGAAGATAAGGCTTTcaagcagaaacaaaaagagaagaaactcgAGGAGCTAAAAGCCAAGGCCGTGGGGAAGGCACCCCTGGCCACAGGTGGAATTAAGAAATCTGGCAAAAAGGAAACT CTAGAATGA